A stretch of Macrobrachium rosenbergii isolate ZJJX-2024 chromosome 12, ASM4041242v1, whole genome shotgun sequence DNA encodes these proteins:
- the EMC10 gene encoding ER membrane protein complex subunit 10, producing MFSAISRERGKMNWIFACSLLLFGATNGFQEEDFLDGQLTLVVEDALDGGPDPAFSPRSTIHVRSVKSGNAVVTHMRPWTSDLEDKMRKLVEMDDFYRVRVYHKGAEDKGYVSTFTKACQLYESGLSETFNLMVDSAGSSVVGVGLVPFVAVCRGESPEVPAVQHNTTVIIRSPTPAPVPDTATYIEKMEAMKNEKAEGKDNRSFLAKYVMWMDIIPKQLIMLFSGGGQEGAR from the exons ATGTTTTCTGCGATATCGAGAGAAAGAGGCAAGATGAATTGGATTTTTGCATGCTCACTGCTGCTCTTTGGGGCGACCAATGGATTTCAG GAAGAAGATTTCTTAGATGGTCAGTTGACTTTGGTGGTAGAAGATGCTTTGGATGGAGGACCAGACCCTGCGTTCTCCCCACGTTCCACAATCCATGTGAGATCGGTTAAATCTGGTAATGCTGTAGTTACACACATGCGTCCATGGACTTCTGACCTAGAAGATAAGATGAGA AAACTTGTAGAGATGGATGACTTCTACCGTGTTCGTGTGTATCACAAAGGTGCAGAAGACAAGGGTTATGTTTCAACCTTTACAAAAGCA TGCCAGTTGTATGAAAGCGGTTTGTCAGAGACATTCAATCTGATGGTAGATTCAGCCGGGTCATCTGTTGTTGGTGTAGGACTAGTTCCATTTGTTGCTGTATGCCGAGGCGAAAGCCCAGAGGTTCCAGCAGTTCAGCATAACACAACAGTTATTATTCGCTCTCCAACACCTGCGCCTGT CCCTGATACTGCAACATACATTGAGAAGATGGAAgctatgaagaatgaaaaagctGAAGGAAAAGACAATCGGTCATTCTTGGCTAAATATGTAA tgtGGATGGACATCATTCCTAAGCAGCTGATAATGTTGTTCTCAGGAGGTGGTCAGGAAGGAGCTCGTTAA